The region CTGCAGCCAGGTGAGGCGCAGGCGGTCGTCTATCACGGGCGGCTGATTTGGTTGTACCTCCTCGCGTGAAACGATGATGTGGCTGCCTCGGCTACGGGTGAGCAATCCCTGCATCGATGAGCGTTGGTTCAGGAGGGCCTGCAGGTGCTCGGCCCTCAGTTGCATGCTTCGCTTCAGGTGAGGGGTCATCCGATGAAGTCTTGCGCTGTCTCACCCATCGTGCAACCGGTGGAGTTCCTCGATGCAATGGGTAGCCCTTCCATGTCCATTTGAACGGATGGGCACGTTTCTCGTTCCACTCCTCGATGTAACGCATGAGAGTTCCGACAAGGGCCGGAACACTCTGGAAGCTACCGTGCCTGAGCCGCTCCTTTTGGAGAAGTGAAAACCAAATTTCCACCTGGTTCATCCAGGAAGCATGGGTGGGCGTGAAATGGAGCTGGAACCGGCTCCCTTGGCGGGTATTCCAGTCGCGGACTGCTTGGCTGACGTGAGTGTTTAGGTTATCCGCGATGAGATGGACTGCGCCGCTGGGATACGTGTCCGCGACCATGTCCAGGAAGCGCAAGTAGTCGGGTTGCTTGCGGGTCGCGTTGCACCATCCCAGAACCTTGCCCGTGCCAACGTTGAAACAGGCGAACAGGCAAGTCGTTCCATGCCGGATATACTCGGACTCGAAGAGCCCGGAGTAGCCAGGCGCAGGCGCCACAATGGGGTACTTTCTCTCAAGAGCCTGGATGCTTGTCTTCTCATCGATAGACAGCACCGTCTCGCCCTGAAGCGCTCGCACCGTGTAGAGATCGAC is a window of Deltaproteobacteria bacterium DNA encoding:
- a CDS encoding IS630 family transposase, yielding MLSGENRGTTEIAERLGCGRAKVLRWQERYLKGGLEGLVEKPRSGRPPRITSLERHEVVSMACRLPPDFGVERSHWSLDSLRTAVLESGRVQSIGTTSIWNILNKVDLRPQSFRMWMFSRDPHFDTKMRDIVDLYTVRALQGETVLSIDEKTSIQALERKYPIVAPAPGYSGLFESEYIRHGTTCLFACFNVGTGKVLGWCNATRKQPDYLRFLDMVADTYPSGAVHLIADNLNTHVSQAVRDWNTRQGSRFQLHFTPTHASWMNQVEIWFSLLQKERLRHGSFQSVPALVGTLMRYIEEWNEKRAHPFKWTWKGYPLHRGTPPVARWVRQRKTSSDDPSPEAKHATEGRAPAGPPEPTLIDAGIAHP